A region of Paenibacillus sp. JNUCC-31 DNA encodes the following proteins:
- a CDS encoding cache domain-containing sensor histidine kinase has protein sequence MIICIIVIILPVFVMTINSYYSSERLLAQNYTKLLGDLAKQTNIRIDEFLKEIEKISLLASNGLSNNLSATHEGSFPIQDFLRDGDKQHEIAAYNILMNYIMMKDRVFSIYLYNLNGGEDLFVSPHQPIDPNFKVANELWFKKFMHDDDRTITLTTRMDEQLKNNILAVSHARKIHDVTSGKLLGVIVVSIDIKFIEIVNRNLQEGLRSRFMIIDENDKIVYNVNERLIGTLFRDNVRPSETMNVVVTSPLSQQKWTTYLYMPMDELTADGKILGRNLVTLALVMFLFAAIISIFLSHVITTPIKKLLRNIALVEKGQFEQIEHIRSRDEIGHLSIRFNKMSHELKRLVERIQQEEIEKAQAEMRALHDQIKPHFLYNTLGSVKWIASMQQADKIVEMTDALISMLRYATRSDGTLVTIREEIDNITNYVTIQNVRYYGCIQMRYEIEDRLMGYHMPKMILQPLVENAIFHGLAELEEDGVITIRIQPRDSDITIEVCDNGVGMDHHAIQNIMEKKLEASSGTTGIGLQNVQRRIQLHFGKPYGIQVASQMGEGTIFTILLPAISDNR, from the coding sequence ATGATCATTTGTATAATCGTCATTATCCTTCCGGTATTTGTGATGACGATCAATTCGTATTACTCCTCTGAGCGGTTATTGGCACAGAATTACACGAAGCTGCTTGGCGATCTGGCCAAACAGACGAATATTCGCATTGACGAATTTCTAAAAGAGATTGAGAAAATCTCACTGCTGGCCAGTAATGGACTAAGCAACAATCTATCTGCGACACATGAAGGAAGCTTTCCGATCCAGGATTTCCTGCGCGATGGGGACAAGCAGCATGAGATAGCTGCCTATAATATTTTGATGAATTATATCATGATGAAGGATCGCGTATTCTCGATCTACCTTTACAATTTGAACGGGGGGGAAGATCTGTTCGTCAGTCCTCATCAACCCATTGACCCTAACTTTAAAGTGGCAAACGAGTTGTGGTTTAAAAAGTTCATGCATGACGATGATCGTACCATTACCCTGACAACCCGAATGGATGAGCAATTGAAGAATAACATTCTGGCAGTCTCGCATGCGCGAAAAATTCATGATGTCACAAGCGGGAAGCTGCTTGGCGTGATCGTCGTCAGCATTGATATCAAATTCATCGAAATCGTTAATCGTAACTTGCAGGAAGGGCTACGCTCCAGGTTCATGATCATTGATGAGAATGACAAGATTGTATATAACGTGAATGAGCGTTTGATCGGAACACTATTCCGGGACAACGTTCGCCCATCCGAAACAATGAATGTCGTGGTGACAAGCCCCCTTAGTCAGCAAAAATGGACAACATACTTATATATGCCTATGGATGAGCTGACTGCTGATGGCAAAATATTGGGCCGTAATCTGGTAACGCTGGCCTTGGTCATGTTTCTTTTTGCTGCGATAATATCCATCTTTTTGTCTCATGTCATCACAACCCCCATTAAGAAACTGCTGCGCAACATCGCCTTGGTCGAGAAGGGGCAGTTTGAACAAATCGAACATATTCGCTCGCGAGACGAGATTGGACATTTATCCATTCGATTTAACAAGATGTCGCATGAATTGAAGCGTTTGGTCGAACGGATACAGCAGGAAGAAATAGAGAAAGCCCAAGCCGAGATGCGTGCGCTCCATGACCAGATCAAACCTCATTTCCTGTATAACACACTTGGGTCGGTGAAATGGATTGCCTCCATGCAACAAGCTGACAAAATCGTGGAAATGACAGATGCACTCATCTCTATGCTCCGCTATGCGACAAGATCCGATGGAACCCTCGTAACGATTCGTGAGGAGATCGATAATATAACCAATTATGTGACCATTCAGAACGTCAGGTATTATGGTTGTATTCAGATGAGATATGAAATTGAGGATCGACTGATGGGTTACCATATGCCCAAAATGATCCTTCAGCCTCTAGTGGAGAATGCGATTTTTCATGGTCTGGCCGAACTCGAAGAAGACGGAGTCATTACCATTCGCATACAACCGAGGGACAGTGATATTACGATCGAAGTCTGTGATAATGGAGTCGGTATGGATCATCATGCGATCCAGAACATTATGGAGAAAAAGCTCGAGGCGAGTTCCGGAACCACGGGAATCGGTCTGCAGAATGTGCAGAGGCGTATTCAACTTCATTTTGGCAAGCCCTACGGCATACAGGTAGCCAGTCAAATGGGAGAAGGTACGATTTTTACTATTCTGCTGCCTGCCATATCAGACAACAGGTAG
- a CDS encoding carbohydrate ABC transporter permease — MIHDKSMSRRLFHIINYTILLLISLLCILPFINLLAVSFSSSSAVSAGSVTFWPVEFTTKAYEFALTGGSFFSSLWVAVQRTVLGTLVNLVLIVLTAYPLSKSKQKLMGRNIYMGFFIVTMLFSGGLIPTYLVVVKMGLIDSIWSLILPGALPVFSMIILMNFIRGLPEEIEESAIIDGAGPVQVLLRILLPLLKPALATVGLFSIVGHWNSWFDGIIYMNNPENYPLQSYLQTLLQSFEQIMLKSGSDYTQLLSMMNARTGRAAQMFLGAIPILLVYPFLQKYFTKGLVLGSVKG; from the coding sequence ATGATTCATGATAAAAGTATGAGCAGGCGCTTGTTTCATATTATAAACTACACGATATTGCTTCTAATCTCTCTACTCTGCATCCTTCCGTTTATCAACCTGTTGGCTGTTTCATTCAGCAGCAGTTCGGCTGTATCAGCCGGTAGCGTAACGTTCTGGCCGGTTGAATTCACGACAAAAGCCTACGAATTTGCTTTAACTGGAGGGTCGTTCTTTTCCTCTCTCTGGGTTGCTGTCCAACGAACGGTTCTCGGAACGCTTGTGAATCTTGTTTTGATCGTGCTGACTGCCTATCCACTTTCCAAATCGAAACAAAAATTGATGGGTCGCAATATTTATATGGGATTTTTCATCGTAACCATGTTGTTTAGTGGAGGATTAATCCCCACTTATCTGGTAGTCGTCAAAATGGGACTAATTGATTCGATTTGGTCTCTGATCCTGCCCGGTGCTCTTCCCGTATTCAGTATGATTATTCTTATGAATTTCATTAGGGGGCTGCCAGAAGAAATCGAAGAATCGGCGATTATTGACGGTGCCGGGCCTGTACAGGTATTACTTCGTATTCTACTTCCGCTACTGAAGCCCGCTCTCGCAACTGTCGGCTTATTTAGCATCGTCGGCCATTGGAATTCGTGGTTCGATGGCATTATCTATATGAACAATCCAGAGAATTACCCATTGCAAAGCTACTTGCAGACCCTTCTGCAGAGCTTTGAACAAATCATGCTGAAATCAGGATCCGATTATACCCAACTGCTATCCATGATGAATGCCAGAACTGGACGCGCTGCTCAAATGTTCTTGGGGGCCATTCCAATTTTGCTCGTGTATCCGTTCCTCCAGAAGTACTTCACCAAAGGTTTGGTGCTCGGTAGCGTTAAAGGGTAG
- a CDS encoding ABC transporter permease translates to MLRKWKQQSPYHLMLIPSLVLVFIFSYIPFYGLIIAFQKYNPGLGFNSPWVGWDNFTHVFNQPNFVRTIWNTLYMSVFKIIGGIIVPVIFALLLNEVLNSGIKRTFQTLVYIPNFLSWVIMAGIMLDILSSDGIINTFLGVFGIAPISFLGTPSIFPWTMIVSDIWKGFGFGTVVYLAALTSIDPGLYEAAVIDGAKRWKQTIYITLPLLMPTIVLMTVLSLGNVLNAGFDQIYNLYSPVVYQTGDIIDTYVYRLGIQQAQYSIGTAVGLFKSIISSVLVAVSYFLAYRVAGYRIF, encoded by the coding sequence ATGCTGAGAAAATGGAAGCAGCAGAGTCCCTATCATCTAATGTTGATCCCAAGCCTGGTCTTGGTTTTCATCTTCAGTTACATCCCTTTTTACGGGCTTATTATTGCATTTCAGAAATACAATCCAGGCCTTGGCTTCAACTCACCATGGGTAGGATGGGATAATTTTACGCATGTATTTAATCAGCCGAATTTCGTAAGAACTATCTGGAATACACTGTACATGTCTGTCTTCAAGATTATCGGTGGCATTATCGTGCCCGTTATTTTCGCATTATTGCTTAACGAAGTACTGAATAGTGGAATCAAACGCACATTTCAAACTCTGGTATATATACCGAATTTTCTCTCTTGGGTCATTATGGCCGGCATCATGCTGGATATACTTAGCTCCGATGGCATCATCAACACATTTCTAGGCGTATTCGGGATTGCGCCTATCTCCTTTCTTGGCACACCATCCATATTCCCATGGACGATGATCGTGAGTGACATCTGGAAGGGATTCGGCTTTGGCACGGTTGTTTACTTAGCAGCCCTAACCAGCATCGATCCGGGACTTTACGAGGCAGCGGTGATTGACGGAGCCAAACGATGGAAGCAGACCATTTATATAACTTTGCCTCTGCTTATGCCGACGATTGTCTTAATGACGGTGTTATCACTGGGTAACGTCCTCAACGCAGGCTTCGACCAAATCTATAATCTCTACTCCCCTGTCGTCTACCAAACCGGTGATATCATTGATACCTATGTATACCGTCTGGGAATTCAGCAGGCACAGTATTCGATCGGAACCGCAGTCGGTTTATTCAAATCCATCATTTCTAGTGTTCTGGTGGCCGTATCGTACTTCCTGGCCTACAGAGTAGCTGGTTATCGTATCTTCTAA
- a CDS encoding type 2 periplasmic-binding domain-containing protein: protein MKKKTKTLMLSLCMSTLLLAACTNGSSNEQSSTNTDSDANEGGTTTIHTVTSEYSSAKYPKGDDITNNVWIKRYKEKFNIDVKTDWVSDEYDTKLNLAIASSDLPDVFRVNPSQLRQLVEADMVMDLTDVFEQNASDRLKGYMEADADSYESGKKDGKLYGIPQMHWGLIEQPDFIWIRNDWKEELGLQDPKSVEDIKNIALKFMEKHGGYGIAVDQTLDYLNLLAIAWNAHPDMWMQDNSGKLVYGSVQPEMKNALAEWSEWYKRGIIDPEFAIKDFNAMNADIVAGKVGMQPYYQWWGYNPGVDTVSNLGKDAIFYPYIIPTIDGKEAKQSIFFANNNYIVMKKGFKSPQEVIKILNDYAYIVDEGNGKESTETLSALLDNDIAHVVGAFRVLNPNSDYEQFEAVSAALQSKDTSGLTTSGMWQKYNNSVEFMKNATPGAVGDYLQQGAPKNAYGLAKKVLDSENYIKTALWGVTPEILSSYGTTLDDILTEGFTKIIMGSESIDYFDVVVQNWRAAGGDDATQAVNEAYGK from the coding sequence ATGAAAAAGAAAACGAAAACCTTGATGTTGTCTTTATGTATGTCGACCTTATTACTCGCAGCCTGTACAAATGGAAGTAGTAACGAGCAAAGTTCGACCAATACAGATTCGGATGCCAACGAAGGCGGAACAACAACCATTCACACGGTAACGTCTGAATACTCTTCTGCGAAATATCCAAAGGGCGATGATATCACAAACAATGTGTGGATTAAGCGATACAAGGAGAAGTTTAATATCGATGTCAAAACAGACTGGGTCAGCGATGAGTACGATACCAAACTGAATTTGGCAATAGCGTCCAGCGATCTTCCCGACGTGTTCAGGGTCAATCCTTCACAATTGAGGCAGTTGGTCGAAGCGGATATGGTAATGGACCTTACCGATGTCTTTGAGCAAAACGCTTCAGACCGTCTCAAAGGTTACATGGAAGCAGATGCAGACAGTTACGAGTCTGGAAAGAAAGACGGTAAGCTGTACGGTATTCCGCAGATGCACTGGGGATTAATTGAACAGCCAGACTTCATCTGGATCCGGAACGATTGGAAAGAAGAACTGGGTCTCCAGGATCCGAAATCTGTGGAGGACATCAAGAATATTGCCTTAAAATTTATGGAAAAGCACGGCGGTTATGGTATAGCGGTAGATCAAACGTTGGATTACCTCAACTTGCTCGCCATTGCATGGAATGCACATCCGGATATGTGGATGCAGGATAACAGTGGAAAACTGGTGTATGGCTCAGTTCAGCCTGAGATGAAGAATGCACTGGCTGAGTGGTCGGAATGGTACAAGCGAGGCATCATTGATCCGGAATTTGCAATCAAAGACTTTAATGCAATGAACGCGGATATCGTAGCCGGCAAAGTAGGCATGCAGCCTTATTACCAGTGGTGGGGTTATAATCCGGGTGTCGATACGGTATCCAATCTGGGTAAGGACGCGATCTTTTATCCTTATATCATTCCGACCATCGATGGAAAGGAAGCGAAACAATCCATCTTCTTTGCCAACAACAACTATATAGTGATGAAAAAGGGATTCAAGAGCCCGCAAGAAGTGATCAAGATTTTGAATGACTATGCTTATATCGTGGATGAAGGCAATGGCAAGGAATCCACAGAAACATTGTCTGCCTTGCTGGACAACGATATTGCTCATGTTGTTGGAGCGTTCCGTGTACTTAATCCGAACTCCGACTACGAGCAGTTTGAGGCTGTATCAGCAGCCCTTCAATCCAAGGATACCAGTGGACTCACGACTTCGGGAATGTGGCAAAAATATAACAACAGTGTTGAGTTCATGAAAAATGCAACACCAGGAGCAGTCGGTGATTATTTGCAACAAGGTGCTCCCAAAAATGCATATGGTCTTGCCAAAAAAGTCCTCGACAGTGAGAACTATATAAAGACGGCTCTATGGGGTGTTACACCAGAGATTCTGTCGAGCTACGGCACAACCTTGGATGATATCCTGACAGAAGGCTTCACCAAGATCATTATGGGTAGCGAAAGTATCGATTATTTCGATGTAGTTGTCCAGAATTGGCGAGCAGCCGGGGGCGATGACGCAACACAGGCAGTCAATGAGGCCTACGGAAAATAA
- a CDS encoding alpha/beta fold hydrolase gives MDYEIFNLGDVTLQSGVTFPNAFLAYKTYGTLNEKKDNVIIYPTAFGDQHVQNEWLIGDGVALDTQRYFIIVPNLLGNGLSSSPSNTPPPFDRANFPQVTIYDNVTFQHRLVTEKFGIQKIALVVGWSMGGIQAFQWGASYPDMVERIAPIAGMAKTWPHTSVVLSGVIAPLMAASRFDASKRDHLTSADLRAVGRVYAGWGLSQAFYREELYRGIGYDSLADFVAGFWEEAFMKMDPHNVLAMLWTGQFADISVNPLYNGNFDKALQSITARACIMPGSTDLFCTAADNEYEAQRMPNAVFCPVDSIWGHFAGRGMNNVDNQYIEDSLRQLLAYSVDE, from the coding sequence ATGGATTATGAAATTTTTAATTTGGGTGATGTGACATTGCAATCCGGAGTAACGTTTCCTAACGCTTTTCTGGCTTATAAAACGTATGGAACATTAAATGAAAAGAAAGATAATGTCATCATCTATCCGACCGCATTTGGAGACCAGCATGTTCAGAATGAATGGTTGATTGGCGACGGCGTAGCATTAGACACGCAAAGATACTTCATTATCGTTCCGAATCTGCTGGGCAACGGGTTATCTTCGTCTCCCAGTAACACGCCGCCTCCATTCGACCGAGCGAACTTTCCGCAGGTCACGATCTATGACAACGTTACATTTCAACATCGGTTGGTCACCGAAAAATTCGGCATTCAGAAGATTGCACTTGTTGTTGGATGGTCCATGGGAGGCATTCAAGCGTTTCAATGGGGAGCAAGTTATCCAGACATGGTGGAACGAATTGCGCCCATTGCCGGCATGGCGAAGACCTGGCCACATACGTCTGTTGTCCTGAGCGGGGTAATCGCTCCCCTCATGGCTGCCTCTCGCTTTGATGCTAGCAAACGAGACCATTTAACTTCTGCCGACTTACGCGCTGTAGGCCGTGTCTATGCGGGATGGGGTTTGTCACAGGCGTTTTACAGAGAGGAACTTTATCGGGGGATCGGATATGATTCATTGGCGGATTTCGTAGCTGGGTTCTGGGAAGAGGCGTTTATGAAAATGGACCCTCACAATGTGTTGGCGATGTTATGGACAGGCCAATTCGCAGATATTAGTGTTAACCCGTTGTATAACGGAAATTTCGATAAGGCCCTTCAAAGTATTACAGCGCGCGCGTGTATCATGCCTGGGTCCACCGACCTCTTTTGCACGGCGGCCGATAATGAATACGAGGCTCAGCGGATGCCTAATGCTGTGTTTTGTCCCGTTGATTCGATCTGGGGACACTTTGCCGGTCGCGGTATGAACAACGTGGATAATCAATATATTGAGGACAGCCTGAGACAATTGTTGGCGTATAGTGTAGACGAATAA
- a CDS encoding glycoside hydrolase family 27 protein yields the protein MNHTLTASTPPLGWNSWDCYGAAVTEDEIRGNAEYMAEHLKEFGWSYITVDIQWYEPHANSSQYRPFVPLVMDEYSRLMPAENRFPSAAGGQGFKPLADYVHSLGLQFGIHIMRGIPRQAVHAATPILGSVATARDIAHTNSICPWNTDMYGVDSSKEGAQAYYDSLFELYAQWGVDLVKVDDIAASRLYDTHHPEIEMISKAIERSGRPMVLSLSPGPAPVEYAAFFAEHANMWRVTDDFWDLWPLLLDMFDRCRTWEGVPRKGCWPDCDMLPLGHIGIRSVDGGGADRWTRFTRDEQLTMMSLWSIFRSPLIFGGELRDNDDWTLSLLTNREVLRMHRESFGAREAVRKGDLVVWTAQHAEGSTYAAVFNIGDSDLPLDLNIEEIGICGITEGTELWSGEPAEFRETLLHVTVPPHGVRLYEFV from the coding sequence ATGAATCATACACTTACAGCATCAACGCCACCGCTTGGCTGGAACAGTTGGGATTGCTATGGCGCGGCCGTAACTGAAGACGAAATCCGTGGTAACGCGGAATATATGGCAGAACATCTCAAAGAATTTGGCTGGAGCTACATTACTGTCGATATTCAATGGTATGAACCTCATGCAAATTCTTCGCAATACCGTCCATTTGTTCCGCTGGTTATGGATGAATATTCCCGTCTTATGCCTGCGGAGAACCGTTTTCCTTCTGCCGCAGGAGGACAAGGGTTTAAGCCGTTAGCGGATTATGTACATAGTCTTGGGTTACAATTTGGCATTCATATCATGCGCGGCATTCCGCGGCAAGCGGTTCACGCGGCTACCCCGATCCTGGGCTCAGTCGCAACTGCACGTGATATTGCCCATACGAACTCTATCTGTCCATGGAACACGGATATGTACGGTGTGGATTCATCAAAAGAAGGAGCACAGGCTTATTACGATTCCCTCTTTGAACTGTATGCTCAATGGGGCGTTGATCTGGTGAAGGTAGACGATATTGCCGCTTCCAGACTATACGATACCCATCATCCGGAGATTGAAATGATCTCTAAAGCCATTGAGCGCTCCGGCCGGCCAATGGTGTTGAGTCTGTCCCCAGGACCAGCTCCGGTAGAATACGCTGCGTTTTTCGCTGAACATGCCAACATGTGGCGTGTCACTGACGACTTCTGGGACCTTTGGCCATTGTTACTGGATATGTTTGACCGCTGCCGGACATGGGAGGGTGTTCCCCGGAAAGGCTGTTGGCCGGATTGTGATATGCTGCCTTTGGGACACATCGGTATCCGTTCTGTGGATGGCGGAGGCGCGGATCGTTGGACCCGATTTACGCGTGATGAACAGTTGACTATGATGTCACTGTGGAGTATTTTCCGTTCCCCGCTCATCTTTGGTGGTGAACTGCGAGACAACGATGACTGGACGCTGTCACTGTTAACCAACCGTGAAGTTCTGCGCATGCACCGAGAGAGTTTTGGAGCCAGAGAAGCTGTTCGTAAAGGTGATCTTGTAGTATGGACAGCTCAGCATGCTGAAGGGTCCACTTACGCTGCTGTATTCAACATTGGGGATAGCGATCTTCCACTGGATTTGAACATAGAGGAAATTGGAATCTGCGGTATAACCGAAGGTACTGAACTGTGGAGCGGAGAACCAGCCGAGTTCAGAGAGACATTGTTACATGTGACTGTACCGCCGCATGGTGTGCGCCTCTATGAGTTTGTCTAA
- a CDS encoding AraC family transcriptional regulator, which yields MNIPRGTYGFRFAEDKELQLCVLFAAGCDSITDPTYRWDGLERTDGPLLLFQYTLSGEGVFESKGKIHHVTTGQAFLAEIPGPHRYYYDSESKEPWEFLFLLFRPKLILPHWQKFYREAGEVPYLPIDCTPVRLLRMIVTDAAAGRITDPLIASSCVYQFMTELVRLQKTTLRNRESWSYNIQRAAEFIEHNYSRMISIDQLSEHVSLSKYHFIRRFSSSTGLTPGAYLTRVRTEKAMELLRGTSLSVEAIAERVGYSSGSYFIKAFRGLTGLTPGEFRSGGESLAYRKLFFD from the coding sequence ATGAACATTCCAAGAGGTACCTATGGTTTTCGGTTCGCCGAAGATAAGGAGCTCCAGCTATGTGTTTTATTTGCAGCAGGATGTGATTCGATAACCGACCCTACTTATCGCTGGGATGGACTGGAACGTACGGATGGCCCCCTGCTGTTATTCCAGTATACGCTCTCCGGTGAAGGTGTTTTTGAATCGAAAGGCAAGATTCACCATGTCACTACAGGACAGGCTTTTTTGGCCGAAATTCCAGGCCCGCATCGCTATTATTATGACTCGGAATCGAAAGAACCGTGGGAGTTCCTGTTCCTGCTATTCCGGCCCAAGCTGATTCTGCCCCATTGGCAAAAGTTCTATCGTGAAGCGGGGGAGGTTCCTTATCTCCCCATCGATTGTACCCCAGTCCGGCTGTTGCGGATGATTGTGACCGATGCGGCAGCAGGCAGGATCACCGATCCGCTGATCGCTTCGTCTTGCGTCTATCAGTTCATGACAGAACTGGTCAGATTACAAAAAACAACGCTACGGAACAGGGAAAGCTGGTCATATAACATACAACGTGCAGCCGAATTTATAGAGCATAACTATTCCAGGATGATCAGTATTGATCAACTTTCTGAGCATGTTTCCCTATCAAAATATCATTTTATCCGTCGGTTCTCCTCCAGCACGGGCTTGACACCAGGAGCTTATCTGACCCGCGTACGTACCGAAAAGGCTATGGAACTGCTTCGAGGGACGTCCCTTAGCGTTGAAGCCATCGCCGAACGGGTCGGTTACTCCAGCGGAAGCTATTTTATCAAGGCATTCCGCGGTTTGACCGGGCTTACCCCGGGTGAATTCCGCAGTGGCGGAGAAAGTCTGGCTTATCGCAAGCTCTTCTTCGACTAA
- a CDS encoding glycoside hydrolase family 3 N-terminal domain-containing protein → MTMIATVLGSMLLWAGSAAAEERFVDLQHSKWAEDGISYMAKRGTVAGYGKGIFKPEGFVTRAQAVTFMVRELYPQELQLSAKGTTYSDVPTTHPFYREIAIAAKHGLASGFPNGTFQPDAPINRAETAAFLTRAYSLVEGRHPVSLTDTDKHWAAAPIRIMSSNGLVGGYSDSTYRPARPVTRAEFAVFMARVIRFERDAAIQAHDWDQLISYMTINEQVGQMLMPDIRQWNGKVTTTINEGLKHSIHNQDLGGFILFDKNIVDARQVTTLTHDLQLEAGDIPLFLGIDQEGGVIKRIPGGTNLPGQMALGATGDATLAEAAGRLTGEELKALGLQINFAPVLDINSNPDNPIIGMRSFGSDADLVTRLGLATIKGLRQSGMIAAVKHFPGHGDTTVDSHLGMPVLTHNRERLDAVELKPFLAAINNGVDMIMTAHIAFPAVDNEHVTSLHDGKSVPIPATLSKKVLTGLLREEMGYEGLIISDAFTMNAIAEHFGENKAVERAVSAGVDIILMPQDSAAAHQTLVNAVKKGTISEETIHASVKRILEMKSKYGLFERSESLASKLSKLKDVIGSEAHRMVEQSIAERAVTLLASREGAKPDPIHQGDRVVIVAAEEEQGNQLEKQLVQAAKSQSIKTEVTVMLPGKMNETLQAMTHADYVILASYQFRNVASQFGWTDYQTLINEMNRRNQRYTLLSLGNPYEMLHLQNVRSGLAVYGKQEPNTSAGINVLLGKLEARGMLPVKTDQGIVPIK, encoded by the coding sequence ATGACAATGATTGCTACCGTTCTCGGTTCTATGCTCTTATGGGCAGGAAGTGCAGCTGCGGAAGAACGATTTGTCGATCTGCAGCATTCAAAATGGGCAGAAGACGGTATTTCATATATGGCAAAACGGGGAACTGTGGCTGGATACGGCAAGGGGATATTTAAGCCCGAGGGGTTTGTAACCCGGGCACAAGCCGTCACGTTCATGGTGCGTGAGCTTTATCCTCAAGAGCTTCAGCTATCAGCGAAAGGAACGACATATTCGGATGTTCCGACAACCCATCCGTTTTATCGCGAGATCGCCATTGCTGCAAAGCATGGACTTGCCAGTGGGTTTCCTAACGGTACCTTCCAGCCGGATGCACCGATTAATCGCGCAGAGACTGCAGCATTCCTAACACGCGCATATTCACTCGTGGAAGGCAGGCATCCCGTAAGTTTGACTGATACGGATAAACATTGGGCGGCTGCGCCTATTCGTATCATGAGCTCAAACGGATTGGTAGGCGGTTATTCGGATAGTACTTATCGCCCGGCTCGACCTGTCACACGAGCGGAATTTGCCGTATTCATGGCGCGAGTGATTCGCTTCGAACGTGATGCAGCCATTCAGGCACACGATTGGGATCAGCTCATTTCATATATGACCATCAACGAGCAAGTCGGTCAGATGCTTATGCCTGACATCAGGCAATGGAACGGTAAAGTGACAACGACCATTAATGAAGGACTGAAGCACAGTATTCATAACCAAGATTTGGGCGGATTTATTCTTTTTGATAAAAATATTGTAGACGCTAGGCAGGTTACAACGCTTACGCATGATCTGCAATTGGAAGCAGGCGACATTCCTTTGTTTCTTGGCATCGATCAAGAAGGTGGTGTTATTAAGCGAATTCCGGGCGGGACGAATCTGCCAGGTCAAATGGCGCTTGGGGCAACCGGAGATGCGACGCTGGCTGAAGCGGCTGGACGGCTGACAGGGGAGGAGCTGAAAGCACTTGGGCTGCAGATTAATTTTGCCCCAGTACTCGATATTAACAGCAACCCTGACAATCCGATTATCGGTATGCGATCATTTGGCTCGGATGCGGATTTGGTGACGCGGCTGGGCCTTGCAACGATCAAAGGGCTACGGCAATCGGGGATGATCGCCGCAGTCAAGCATTTCCCGGGGCATGGCGATACGACGGTAGATTCCCATCTTGGAATGCCGGTGCTAACCCATAACCGAGAGCGGCTTGATGCAGTGGAACTGAAACCTTTTCTAGCTGCGATCAATAATGGGGTAGACATGATTATGACCGCGCATATTGCTTTCCCTGCTGTAGACAACGAACATGTTACTTCACTCCACGACGGAAAAAGTGTGCCGATCCCTGCCACGTTATCCAAAAAGGTATTGACTGGGCTCCTCCGGGAAGAGATGGGGTACGAAGGTCTCATCATTTCGGATGCCTTCACCATGAACGCGATCGCAGAGCATTTTGGGGAAAATAAAGCGGTAGAACGCGCGGTTTCCGCTGGCGTGGATATCATCCTCATGCCGCAAGATTCGGCAGCTGCCCATCAAACCCTTGTGAACGCCGTTAAAAAAGGGACTATCTCGGAGGAAACCATCCATGCGTCCGTAAAGCGAATTTTGGAGATGAAATCCAAATATGGTTTGTTTGAACGCAGCGAGTCGCTTGCAAGCAAGCTATCCAAGCTGAAGGATGTGATCGGTTCGGAGGCCCATCGCATGGTCGAACAGAGCATCGCAGAGCGAGCGGTCACCTTATTGGCAAGCCGTGAAGGTGCGAAACCAGATCCAATCCACCAAGGCGACCGGGTTGTTATTGTTGCAGCTGAAGAAGAACAGGGGAACCAACTAGAGAAGCAACTGGTGCAAGCCGCAAAGAGCCAGTCGATAAAAACAGAGGTTACCGTTATGCTTCCAGGGAAGATGAATGAAACGCTCCAGGCGATGACTCATGCAGATTACGTTATCCTGGCTTCCTACCAATTCCGTAATGTAGCCAGTCAGTTCGGATGGACAGACTATCAAACCTTAATTAATGAGATGAACAGACGTAATCAGCGATACACGCTGTTATCGCTCGGTAATCCTTACGAGATGCTCCATTTACAGAACGTACGTTCAGGGCTTGCCGTGTACGGAAAGCAGGAGCCAAATACTTCAGCTGGAATTAACGTGCTTCTCGGGAAACTGGAAGCACGCGGCATGCTCCCAGTGAAAACGGATCAAGGTATCGTACCGATTAAGTGA